A genomic window from Ilyobacter polytropus DSM 2926 includes:
- a CDS encoding phosphoribosylformylglycinamidine synthase, producing the protein MNYRIYVEKKDGFDVEAKGLLNELKEGFKLEKLQKVRILNSYDIFGITKEELEKAKRTIFSEVVMDQVYDTLDLKEEKYFAAEFLPGQFDQRADSAIQCLNLVSEKNQNVEVTSGKIIIFQGEITDEQLEKVKNFYINPVEMREKNLEKLHIESVEKPTEVPFIKGFTKFSEEEMEAYRSKEGFAMTLDDMMFVQSYFRNTENRDPSETEIKVLDTYWSDHCRHTTFETKIKEIVFPKGRFQKVLQETFDQYLESREFVHGEKIDKKHISLMDMATISGKELRKSGKLDDLEVSEEINACSVYVDVDVDGITEKWLLMFKNETHNHPTEIEPFGGASTCLGGAIRDPLSGRSYVYQAIRVTGSADPLEKLEDTMPGKLPQKKITKGAAHGYSAYGNQIGLTTGHVSEIYHSGYKAKRMEVGAVVGAVPADWVRRESSAPGDIVVLLGGKTGRDGCGGATGSSKEHTDESLATCGAEVQKGNAPEERKIQKLFRNPEVTKLIKKCNDFGAGGVSVAIGELADGLEIDLDVVPVKYEGLNGTELAISESQERMAVVIEEKDRDQFIDLADKENLLATVVATVTDRNRLEIFWKGNKIVDISRDFLDTNGVTQENNVELEAPAESSPLEQELFSEKEGKERWLKMLASLNVSSQKGLMEMFDSSIGASTVLMPFGGKYQMTPTDLSVQKFPLLKGETDTASAISWGYDPAVSSWSPFHGGAYAVVESLAKIVAAGGEWSKIRLSFQEYFQKLGKDPVNWGKPFSALLGTLFAQKQFEIAAIGGKDSMSGTFNEIHVPPTLISFAVSPVKASEVISPEFKKAGNKIYLIKHDMTADLMPNTKELKRNFNYMYENIKSGKIISAMTLKKGGVAEALAKMSFGNRVGVNIENLEENLFRLGYGSFVVEATEELSGKNIVFLGTTTEEENITVGDTVITLEEAEKTWLKTLEPVFPYETKEEKKDYIWTPYKAKEIIVAKNKIADPNVFIPAFPGTNCEYDAKKVFEKAGATTSGMTFKNLTQKHINESIEEMLKELNKSQILMIPGGFSSGDEPDGSGKFIATVLSNPKVADAIAKFLERDGLILGICNGFQALIKSGLLPYGEIGKVTEDSPTLTFNNIGRHISQMVSTKVTSNKSPWFSGIEVGTVHEIPVSHGEGRFYANEEVAIKLFENGQVATQYVDFEGKPSSEFKFNPNGSVYAIEGITSPDGKILGKMGHSERIGDNLYKNIIGDKEQKIFENGVKYFK; encoded by the coding sequence ATGAACTACCGTATCTATGTTGAAAAGAAAGACGGATTTGATGTAGAGGCTAAGGGGCTTCTAAATGAGCTTAAGGAAGGATTTAAGCTTGAAAAGCTCCAGAAGGTAAGAATCTTAAACAGCTACGACATATTTGGAATTACTAAAGAGGAGCTGGAAAAAGCCAAAAGAACTATATTTTCAGAAGTTGTTATGGATCAGGTCTATGACACCTTAGATCTTAAGGAAGAAAAATATTTTGCGGCAGAATTTTTACCAGGTCAGTTTGATCAGAGAGCAGATTCAGCGATACAATGTCTGAACCTCGTATCAGAAAAAAATCAGAATGTAGAAGTTACAAGCGGAAAAATCATTATCTTCCAAGGGGAGATAACTGACGAGCAACTAGAAAAAGTAAAGAATTTCTATATCAACCCTGTGGAAATGAGAGAGAAAAATCTTGAAAAACTTCATATCGAATCTGTTGAAAAGCCAACAGAGGTACCTTTTATCAAGGGGTTCACGAAATTTAGTGAAGAAGAGATGGAAGCTTACAGATCTAAAGAAGGCTTTGCTATGACTCTAGATGATATGATGTTTGTACAAAGTTATTTTAGAAATACAGAAAACAGAGACCCTAGTGAGACTGAGATAAAAGTTTTAGATACTTACTGGTCAGATCACTGCAGACATACAACATTTGAGACCAAAATAAAAGAGATAGTATTTCCTAAAGGTAGATTTCAAAAGGTTCTTCAAGAAACCTTTGACCAATATCTTGAAAGCAGAGAGTTTGTCCACGGAGAAAAAATAGACAAAAAACATATCTCCCTTATGGATATGGCTACCATCTCTGGTAAAGAACTTAGAAAATCAGGAAAATTAGATGATCTTGAAGTGTCAGAAGAGATAAATGCCTGCTCGGTATATGTAGACGTTGATGTAGACGGCATAACTGAAAAATGGCTCCTTATGTTTAAAAATGAAACCCATAACCACCCTACTGAGATAGAGCCTTTCGGAGGAGCATCCACTTGTTTAGGAGGAGCCATAAGAGACCCTCTTTCAGGAAGATCTTATGTATACCAGGCAATAAGAGTTACCGGATCTGCTGATCCTCTCGAAAAATTAGAAGATACAATGCCTGGAAAACTTCCTCAGAAAAAAATTACAAAGGGAGCTGCCCACGGATACTCAGCCTATGGTAACCAGATCGGACTTACTACAGGTCATGTGTCAGAGATATACCACTCTGGATACAAGGCAAAAAGAATGGAGGTAGGAGCTGTAGTTGGTGCAGTGCCTGCTGACTGGGTAAGAAGAGAGAGCTCGGCACCTGGGGATATAGTCGTTCTACTAGGAGGAAAAACAGGAAGAGACGGATGCGGAGGAGCTACTGGTTCTTCTAAAGAGCACACTGACGAATCCCTTGCTACATGCGGTGCAGAGGTACAAAAAGGAAACGCTCCTGAAGAGAGAAAAATCCAAAAATTATTTAGAAATCCTGAAGTTACAAAACTTATAAAAAAATGTAACGACTTTGGTGCAGGAGGAGTTTCAGTTGCCATAGGGGAACTAGCTGACGGGTTAGAAATAGATCTAGATGTAGTACCTGTAAAGTACGAAGGCCTAAACGGTACAGAACTTGCTATCTCTGAATCACAAGAGAGAATGGCTGTAGTTATAGAAGAAAAAGACAGAGATCAGTTTATAGACTTAGCTGACAAGGAAAATCTCCTTGCTACAGTGGTAGCTACAGTAACAGACAGAAATAGACTTGAGATCTTCTGGAAAGGAAACAAGATAGTAGATATCTCAAGAGATTTCCTAGACACAAACGGTGTCACTCAGGAAAACAATGTAGAACTTGAGGCTCCGGCTGAGTCCTCACCTCTTGAGCAGGAACTTTTCTCAGAAAAAGAAGGAAAAGAAAGATGGCTTAAGATGTTAGCCTCTCTAAATGTATCCTCGCAAAAGGGACTTATGGAGATGTTTGACTCCTCTATAGGGGCATCTACAGTCCTTATGCCATTTGGAGGAAAGTACCAGATGACTCCTACAGACCTAAGTGTGCAAAAGTTCCCACTCCTAAAGGGAGAGACAGATACGGCTTCGGCTATCTCTTGGGGATATGACCCTGCTGTTTCCTCATGGTCACCTTTCCACGGAGGAGCCTATGCAGTAGTAGAATCATTAGCAAAGATCGTAGCTGCAGGAGGAGAATGGTCTAAGATCAGACTCTCATTCCAGGAATATTTCCAAAAACTAGGAAAAGACCCTGTAAACTGGGGAAAACCATTTTCTGCACTTTTAGGTACATTATTTGCTCAAAAACAGTTTGAGATAGCGGCAATCGGTGGAAAAGATTCTATGAGTGGAACCTTTAATGAAATTCATGTACCGCCAACACTGATTTCTTTCGCAGTGTCACCTGTAAAGGCCAGTGAAGTGATATCTCCAGAATTTAAAAAGGCAGGAAACAAGATATATCTTATAAAACATGATATGACTGCAGACCTAATGCCAAACACAAAGGAATTAAAAAGAAACTTTAACTATATGTATGAAAATATAAAATCTGGAAAAATAATCTCGGCAATGACACTGAAAAAAGGCGGAGTTGCAGAGGCCCTTGCAAAGATGAGTTTCGGAAACAGAGTAGGGGTAAACATAGAAAACCTTGAAGAAAACTTATTTAGGCTCGGCTATGGTTCATTTGTAGTAGAAGCTACTGAAGAACTCTCTGGAAAAAATATCGTCTTCTTAGGAACAACCACTGAAGAAGAAAATATAACAGTGGGAGATACAGTAATCACTTTAGAAGAGGCTGAAAAAACATGGCTAAAGACTTTAGAACCAGTATTCCCATATGAAACAAAAGAGGAGAAGAAAGATTATATCTGGACTCCTTACAAGGCAAAAGAGATTATCGTTGCTAAAAATAAAATAGCCGATCCAAATGTATTTATCCCTGCATTCCCAGGAACAAACTGTGAATATGATGCTAAAAAAGTCTTTGAAAAGGCAGGGGCGACTACTTCTGGAATGACTTTTAAAAATCTTACACAAAAACATATAAATGAGTCTATCGAAGAAATGCTAAAGGAACTCAATAAATCTCAGATACTTATGATTCCAGGAGGATTCAGTTCTGGAGATGAGCCTGATGGTTCTGGTAAATTTATAGCAACGGTGCTGTCTAATCCAAAGGTAGCTGACGCTATAGCCAAATTCCTAGAAAGAGACGGTCTTATCCTAGGTATCTGTAATGGATTCCAGGCACTTATTAAGTCGGGACTTCTTCCATACGGAGAGATCGGAAAGGTGACTGAAGATTCACCTACCCTTACATTTAATAATATAGGAAGGCACATCTCGCAGATGGTGTCTACAAAGGTGACATCAAATAAATCTCCTTGGTTCTCTGGTATAGAGGTGGGAACAGTCCATGAGATTCCTGTATCTCACGGAGAGGGAAGATTTTATGCCAATGAAGAAGTGGCTATAAAGTTATTTGAAAACGGCCAGGTGGCAACCCAGTATGTAGATTTTGAAGGGAAGCCTTCAAGTGAGTTTAAATTTAATCCAAATGGATCTGTGTATGCCATAGAGGGGATTACATCTCCAGACGGTAAGATCCTTGGTAAAATGGGGCACTCTGAAAGAATTGGAGATAACCTTTATAAGAACATTATAGGGGATAAGGAACAGAAGATATTTGAAAACGGAGTAAAGTATTTTAAATAA
- a CDS encoding formate--tetrahydrofolate ligase, whose amino-acid sequence MKSDIQIAQEAKLLKISEVAKTIGLSEDDYEQYGKYKAKVDPNLLRKLENKEDGKLVLVTAITPTPAGEGKSTVSVGLTQALNRLGKKSIAALREPSLGPVFGIKGGATGGGHSQVIPMEDINLHFTGDIHAIGVAHNLVSACIDNHLKFGNTLNIDITKITWKRVMDMNDRSLRNIVIGLGGTANGIPREDSFQITVASEIMAAMCLADSIADLKEKIGEMVFAYSTAGTPLKIKDLNVQGAVAALMKEAIKPNLVQTLENTPVFIHGGPFANIAHGCNSLLATKLALKLSDFAITEAGFAADLGAEKFLDIKCRKGGLTPNCVVVVATVRALKHHGGAKDLSVQDLDALQKGLSNLEKHIENMKKFNLPVVVAMNRFVTDTESEFDLIRKVCSDHNVPVADCDVWANGGAGGEELAKLVIGEIEKGEDNYTPLYSLESSPEEKIEIIAKEIYGADGVVFSPKAKKTIKTIVENGYGELPICVSKTQKSISDNPALLGRPENFTVTVNEIRLSAGAGFLVAMAGNIIDMPGLPKKPSAELIDIDENGKITGLF is encoded by the coding sequence ATGAAAAGTGATATTCAAATTGCTCAAGAAGCCAAGTTATTAAAAATCAGTGAAGTGGCAAAAACAATCGGTCTCAGTGAAGATGACTACGAGCAGTACGGAAAGTACAAGGCAAAGGTAGATCCTAATTTACTAAGAAAACTGGAAAACAAGGAAGACGGAAAACTAGTACTTGTAACAGCTATTACACCTACTCCTGCAGGAGAGGGAAAATCAACTGTTTCAGTAGGACTTACTCAGGCTCTAAACAGGTTAGGAAAAAAATCAATTGCCGCCTTGAGAGAACCTTCTCTAGGACCTGTATTCGGAATTAAAGGAGGAGCCACAGGGGGAGGACATTCCCAGGTTATACCTATGGAGGATATCAACCTTCACTTTACTGGGGATATTCATGCTATAGGGGTAGCACACAACCTTGTATCTGCATGCATCGACAACCACTTAAAATTTGGAAACACTCTTAATATAGATATAACAAAAATTACATGGAAAAGAGTCATGGATATGAACGATAGGTCTCTTAGAAATATCGTCATCGGACTTGGGGGAACTGCAAACGGAATTCCTAGAGAGGATTCTTTCCAGATTACAGTTGCTTCTGAGATAATGGCTGCTATGTGTCTGGCTGACTCTATAGCTGACCTAAAGGAAAAAATCGGAGAGATGGTCTTTGCATATAGTACTGCAGGAACGCCTCTAAAAATAAAAGACCTCAATGTTCAGGGAGCAGTTGCTGCTCTTATGAAAGAGGCCATAAAACCAAATCTTGTGCAAACTTTAGAAAATACTCCTGTATTCATACACGGAGGACCTTTTGCAAATATAGCTCACGGATGCAACTCATTGCTAGCTACTAAACTAGCCCTCAAACTTTCTGACTTTGCTATAACAGAGGCCGGTTTTGCAGCTGATCTCGGAGCCGAGAAGTTTCTTGATATAAAATGTAGAAAAGGTGGGCTGACACCAAACTGTGTTGTTGTGGTAGCTACTGTAAGAGCCCTAAAGCACCACGGGGGAGCAAAAGATCTATCAGTTCAGGATCTTGATGCCCTTCAAAAGGGACTTTCAAACCTTGAAAAACATATAGAGAACATGAAAAAATTCAATCTTCCGGTAGTTGTGGCCATGAACAGATTTGTCACAGACACAGAGAGTGAATTTGACCTTATAAGAAAAGTATGCTCAGATCACAATGTACCTGTAGCCGACTGCGATGTATGGGCAAATGGCGGTGCAGGTGGAGAAGAACTTGCAAAACTTGTCATAGGAGAAATCGAAAAAGGCGAGGACAACTATACTCCTCTATACTCTTTAGAAAGCTCTCCAGAAGAAAAAATAGAAATAATTGCAAAGGAAATCTACGGTGCCGACGGTGTTGTATTCTCTCCTAAGGCAAAGAAAACAATAAAAACTATTGTGGAAAACGGATACGGAGAACTTCCTATCTGTGTGTCTAAAACTCAAAAATCAATTTCTGACAACCCGGCCCTTCTAGGAAGACCGGAAAACTTTACAGTAACTGTGAATGAAATAAGACTCTCAGCCGGTGCAGGATTTCTAGTAGCCATGGCAGGAAATATCATTGATATGCCTGGACTGCCTAAGAAACCTTCAGCTGAACTTATAGATATAGATGAAAACGGAAAAATAACAGGACTATTTTAA